A genomic stretch from Mesoplodon densirostris isolate mMesDen1 chromosome 3, mMesDen1 primary haplotype, whole genome shotgun sequence includes:
- the IL12B gene encoding interleukin-12 subunit beta, producing the protein MHPQQLVVSWFSLVLLASPIMAIWELEKNVYVVELDWYPDAPGEMVVLTCDTPEEDGITWTSDQSNEVLGSGKTLTIQVKEFGDAGQYTCHKGGEVLSHSLLLLHKKEDGIWSTDILKDQKEPKNKSFLKCEAKNYSGHFTCSWLTAISTDLKFSVQSSTGSSDPRGVTCGAATLSAERVRVDHREYKKYTVGCQEGSACPAAEESLPIEVVVEAVHKLKYENYTSSFFIRDIIKPDPPKNLQLKPLKNSRHVEVSWEYPDTWSTPHSYFSLTFCVQVQGKNKRERKDKLFTDKTSAKVMCHKDANVRVQARDRYYSSSWSEWASVSCS; encoded by the exons ATGCACCCTCAGCAGTTGGTTGTCTCCTGGTTTTCCCTGGTTTTGCTGGCATCTCCCATCATGGCTATATGGGAACTGGAGAAAAATG TTTATGTTGTAGAATTGGATTGGTATCCTGACGCCCCTGGAGAAATGGTGGTCCTCACCTGCGATACCCCTGAAGAAGACGGCATCACCTGGACCTCAGACCAGAGCAATGAGGTCTTGGGTTCTGGCAAAACCTTGACCATCCAAGTCAAAGAGTTTGGAGATGCTGGGCAGTACACCTGTCACAAAGGGGGCGAGGTTCTGAGCCATTCGCTCCTGCTGCTTCACAAAAAGGAAGACGGAATCTGGTCCACTGATATCTTAAAGGACCAGAAAG AGCCCAAAAATAAGAGCTTTCTAAAATGTGAGGCAAAGAATTATTCCGGACATTTCACCTGCTCGTGGCTGACAGCAATCAGTACTGATTTGAAATTCAGTGTCCAAAGCAGCACAGG CTCCTCTGACCCCCGAGGGGTGACGTGTGGAGCAGCGACACTCTCAGCAGAGAGGGTCAGAGTGGACCACAGGGAGTATAAGAAGTACACAGTGGGGTGTCAGGAGGGCAGCGCCTGCCCAGCTGCCGAGGAGAGCCTGCCCATTGAGGTCGTGGTGGAAGCTGTTCATAAGCTCAAGTATGAAAACTACACCAGCAGCTTCTTCATCAGGGACATCA TCAAACCAGACCCACCCAAGAACCTGCAGCTGAAGCCATTAAAGAATTCCCGGCATGTGGAGGTCAGCTGGGAGTACCCTGACACCTGGAGCACCCCACATTCCTACTTCTCCCTGACATTTTGTGTTCAGGTCCAGGGCAAGAACAAGAGAGAAAGG AAAGATAAACTCTTCACGGACAAAACCTCAGCCAAGGTTATGTGCCACAAAGATGCCAACGTCCGCGTGCAAGCCCGGGACCGCTACTACAGCTCATCCTGGAGCGAATGGGCATCTGTATCCTGCAGTTAG